A window of the Dioscorea cayenensis subsp. rotundata cultivar TDr96_F1 chromosome 14, TDr96_F1_v2_PseudoChromosome.rev07_lg8_w22 25.fasta, whole genome shotgun sequence genome harbors these coding sequences:
- the LOC120275833 gene encoding UPF0187 protein At3g61320, chloroplastic-like: protein MASKLPLSSSFTPKCPLTPHLPPRSSTSSSVRVLCSHSSKPSLLTLLDFIPNWSDEVQERGLRRRRNLYTPDDWRAHRSSRRHLRHLISSLSSRVILSLVPPVLSFTAIAAALAAYNSAVAAGWLPAWFPLLHASSLPYQLTAPALALLLVFRTEASYARFQEGRNAWMKVMAGADELAGMVISMGARDGGVDAGLRRALLNYIMAFPVALKCHVVNSSDVKADLQNCLEEDDLAIVVRSKHRPRCIVEFILQSLEIMHLEEAKWQILESKLHSFHEGIGVCDQIMGIPIPLSYTRLTSRFLVLWHLSLPVILWDDCNWIVVPATFISAASLFCIEEVGVLIEEPFPMLALDEQCKQLHDRIKESMAMEKLIHKQILTKMDRHLDERQVNGWPHL, encoded by the exons ATGGCGTCCAAGCTCcctctctcctcctccttcacTCCAAAATGCCCACTCACACCTCACCTCCCTCCCCGTtcctccacctcctcctctGTTCGCGTTCTCTGCTCCCATTCCTCCAAACCCTCGCTCCTTACCCTCCTCGATTTCATCCCCAATTGGTCTGACGAAGTCCAGGAGCGTGGCCTGCGCCGACGGCGCAACCTCTACACCCCCGACGACTGGCGCGCGCACCGGAGCTCCCGCCGCCACCTCCGCCACCTCATTTCCAGCCTCAGCTCCCGTGTCATCCTCTCCCTTGTCCCTCCCGTCCTCTCTTTTACTGCCATCGCCGCTGCTCTGGCCGCTTATAATTCCGCCGTCGCGGCTGGCTGGCTTCCGGCGTGGTTCCCATTGCTGCATGCTTCGTCGCTGCCGTACCAGCTGACGGCGCCAGCTCTTGCCCTGCTGCTTGTTTTCCGGACGGAGGCCTCTTACGCGAGGTTCCAGGAAGGGAGGAACGCGTGGATGAAGGTAATGGCCGGGGCCGATGAGCTTGCCGGGATGGTGATCTCTATGGGTGCGAGAGATGGTGGGGTTGATGCCGGGCTTCGGAGGGCTCTCTTGAATTATATCATGGCGTTTCCTGTGGCTCTCAAG TGTCATGTTGTTAACAGCTCTGATGTCAAAGCTGATCTCCAGAATTGTCTTGAAGAGGATGATCTAGCAATTGTTGTGAGATCAAAGCATCGCCCTCGCTGTATCGTTGAGTTTATTTTACAAAGCCTTGAGATTATGCATTTGGAAGAAGCAAAATGGCAGATCCTG GAATCAAAGCTCCATTCCTTTCATGAAGGTATAGGTGTTTGTGATCAGATCATGGGTATTCCGATTCCTCTATCTTATACTCGGTTGACATCAAGATTTCTTGTCCTATGGCATCTTTCACTTCCTGTTATACTTTGGGACGACTGCAATTGGATTGTTGTTCCTGCCACATTCATTAGCGCTGCCTCCTTGTTCTGTATCGAAGAA GTCGGTGTTCTCATCGAGGAGCCATTCCCTATGCTTGCACTCGACGAACAATGCAAACAACTTCACGACCGCATCAAAGAGTCCATGGCAATGGAGAAATTGATTCATAAGCAAATTCTCACCAAGATGGACCGCCATTTAGATGAGCGCCAAGTCAATGGCTGGCCACATTTATAG